One genomic region from Halomicrobium zhouii encodes:
- a CDS encoding RNA-guided endonuclease InsQ/TnpB family protein yields the protein MAIEVTRTYIGSIQNHRQVCNGLDSLGESASKIWNVARWTVDRIWDATGTIPDEGPLKSYMKNQSCWKDLNAQSSQKVIEELSDAFQSWFDLRQNDPAANPPGYRKHGDTRPRSTVTFKADGFKHDPENNRVRLSKGSNLKESWSDFILCEYQTRPGVDLAGVNKVQNVRAVWTGDEWELHFVCNVELETTDSADDEVAGIDLGITNIATVAFPDEYVLYPGNSLKQDEHYFTRAEYATEGENGPSAKSMWARGKLADRETHFYHTLTDTITTECVERSVGTLVVSWPEDVRESNWGKTGNKKLHSWAFDRIYQYLEYKGEMRGVEVLKENEWNTSKTCSRCSDDTKSNRVERGLYVCSSCELVANADCNGAENMRQKITPSPHGEDRSNGCVAQPSVHLFDRESGTFKTREQVVS from the coding sequence ATGGCGATCGAGGTCACGCGCACCTACATTGGTTCCATCCAGAACCACCGGCAGGTCTGCAATGGCCTCGATTCGCTCGGTGAGTCCGCCTCGAAAATCTGGAACGTCGCACGCTGGACAGTAGACCGGATCTGGGACGCAACCGGTACAATTCCAGATGAAGGCCCGCTGAAATCGTATATGAAGAACCAGTCGTGCTGGAAAGACTTGAACGCACAATCCAGTCAGAAAGTCATCGAAGAACTTTCCGACGCTTTCCAGTCGTGGTTCGACTTGCGACAGAACGACCCAGCGGCGAATCCGCCTGGCTACCGCAAACACGGCGATACCCGACCGCGTTCCACAGTCACGTTCAAAGCAGACGGGTTCAAACACGACCCCGAGAATAACCGCGTCCGACTCAGCAAAGGCTCGAACCTCAAAGAATCGTGGTCGGACTTCATCCTCTGCGAGTACCAGACCCGTCCAGGTGTCGATCTGGCCGGGGTCAACAAGGTGCAGAACGTTCGAGCTGTCTGGACGGGTGACGAGTGGGAACTACACTTCGTCTGTAACGTCGAACTCGAAACCACCGACTCCGCAGACGACGAAGTGGCAGGCATCGACCTCGGCATCACGAATATCGCCACGGTCGCGTTCCCCGATGAATACGTCCTGTACCCCGGGAACTCGCTCAAGCAGGACGAGCACTACTTCACCCGCGCAGAGTACGCAACGGAAGGCGAGAACGGCCCGTCGGCGAAGTCGATGTGGGCACGCGGGAAACTCGCTGACCGTGAAACGCACTTCTACCACACGCTTACGGACACCATCACCACCGAGTGTGTCGAACGGAGCGTGGGAACGCTCGTGGTGAGTTGGCCCGAAGACGTGCGTGAATCAAACTGGGGCAAAACAGGCAACAAGAAGTTACACTCGTGGGCGTTCGACCGCATCTACCAGTACCTCGAATACAAAGGCGAGATGCGCGGTGTTGAAGTGCTAAAGGAAAACGAGTGGAACACCAGTAAGACCTGTTCACGGTGTAGTGACGACACGAAATCGAACCGTGTCGAACGTGGCCTGTACGTCTGCTCGTCATGCGAGTTGGTGGCCAACGCGGATTGTAACGGGGCAGAGAACATGCGACAGAAGATAACTCCGAGTCCTCACGGAGAGGATAGGAGTAACGGCTGTGTGGCACAGCCATCGGTACACCTGTTCGACCGCGAGAGCGGGACGTTCAAAACGAGAGAACAGGTCGTGTCGTAG
- a CDS encoding geranylgeranyl reductase family protein: MTTTKPGSTDGTAATPRTESVDVAVVGAGTSGCYAAATLAREGYDVVVVERKDESEAGHIACGDALKGASNFPDAIPKSQIEDAFTNTGVDHGRFEIPQEDTVLEIPVPGELAVIDRWEYGRLLIEGAAKTGVEFHYDTVVKDVTQDDDGVVTGLEAMRAGDPVTYEADVVVDAAGSLSLLQDKVDFDDSTFDTNVTYSQFCSAYREIVETEEPVPWDDALVFKPTDRAAGYLWYFPRTDTEINVGLGFQMNEEPMELVDDLKEDLEGRPEFRNAEVKDKLGAALPTRRPYDSAVAPGYMAVGDAAGHVNPTTGGGIAGAAYAGQYAGEQAIEAIEDGTTDQEAALWRYNERVMDHFGARYAALDVYNIFTTAVEVDDLMGLLASLPANKIADALYSGSAEISLGLKLKTAVKSFGHWGTIYDLYKAKGLADQLKAHYESYPSSPDGFDEWQSERDDLMDEIYAVTGADAKY; this comes from the coding sequence ATGACCACTACGAAGCCAGGTTCCACCGACGGGACCGCGGCGACGCCCCGGACCGAGTCCGTCGACGTCGCGGTCGTCGGCGCGGGGACCTCCGGCTGTTACGCCGCGGCCACGCTCGCCCGCGAGGGCTACGACGTCGTCGTCGTCGAGCGCAAAGACGAGTCCGAAGCGGGTCACATCGCCTGCGGGGACGCGCTCAAGGGGGCGAGCAACTTCCCCGATGCCATCCCGAAGTCGCAGATCGAGGACGCCTTCACCAACACGGGGGTCGACCACGGCCGCTTCGAGATTCCACAGGAGGACACCGTCCTCGAGATTCCCGTGCCGGGCGAACTGGCGGTCATCGACCGCTGGGAGTACGGCCGCCTCCTGATCGAGGGCGCCGCGAAGACGGGCGTCGAGTTCCACTACGACACCGTCGTCAAAGACGTCACCCAGGACGACGACGGCGTCGTCACCGGACTGGAAGCGATGCGAGCGGGCGACCCCGTCACCTACGAGGCCGACGTCGTCGTCGACGCCGCCGGATCCCTCTCCCTGCTCCAGGACAAGGTCGACTTCGACGATTCGACGTTCGACACGAACGTCACCTACTCGCAGTTCTGCTCGGCCTACCGCGAAATCGTCGAGACAGAAGAGCCAGTCCCCTGGGACGACGCCCTCGTGTTCAAGCCGACCGACCGCGCCGCGGGCTACCTCTGGTACTTCCCGCGTACGGACACGGAGATCAACGTCGGCCTCGGCTTCCAGATGAACGAGGAGCCCATGGAACTCGTCGACGACCTCAAGGAGGACCTGGAGGGGCGCCCGGAGTTCCGCAACGCCGAGGTCAAGGACAAGCTCGGCGCCGCGCTCCCGACGCGCCGGCCCTACGACTCCGCAGTCGCCCCGGGCTACATGGCCGTCGGCGACGCGGCAGGACACGTCAACCCCACCACTGGCGGCGGCATCGCCGGCGCGGCCTACGCCGGCCAGTACGCCGGCGAACAGGCCATCGAAGCCATCGAGGACGGCACCACCGACCAGGAGGCGGCCCTCTGGCGCTACAACGAGCGCGTCATGGACCACTTCGGCGCCCGCTACGCCGCGCTGGACGTCTACAACATCTTCACGACCGCCGTCGAGGTCGACGACCTGATGGGGCTGCTCGCGTCGCTTCCCGCGAACAAGATCGCCGACGCGCTGTACTCGGGGTCTGCGGAGATCAGCCTGGGCCTCAAACTCAAGACCGCGGTAAAGAGCTTCGGCCACTGGGGCACCATCTACGACCTCTACAAGGCGAAGGGGCTCGCCGACCAGCTGAAAGCGCACTACGAGTCCTACCCGTCCAGTCCCGACGGCTTCGACGAGTGGCAGTCCGAGCGCGACGACCTGATGGACGAGATCTACGCGGTCACGGGCGCCGACGCGAAGTACTGA
- a CDS encoding 2Fe-2S iron-sulfur cluster-binding protein: MTDYTVEFVGTGETITVSDTETILGRCIEEGIAQEYSCRVGMCLACSAEIVEGEVTQPAARGLSEKEREAYALTCMARPASDLVLDRGKYPPSIEGGTSAVAGDDAAAADD; this comes from the coding sequence ATGACCGACTACACCGTGGAGTTCGTCGGGACGGGGGAGACGATCACCGTCTCCGACACGGAGACGATCCTGGGCCGGTGCATCGAGGAAGGGATCGCCCAGGAGTACTCCTGTCGCGTCGGGATGTGTCTCGCGTGTTCGGCAGAGATCGTCGAGGGCGAGGTCACCCAGCCCGCTGCCAGGGGACTCTCGGAGAAAGAACGGGAAGCCTACGCGCTGACGTGCATGGCCAGGCCAGCATCTGACCTCGTTCTCGACCGGGGGAAGTACCCACCGTCTATCGAAGGCGGCACATCCGCGGTCGCCGGCGACGACGCGGCGGCGGCCGACGACTGA
- a CDS encoding GntR family transcriptional regulator: MPERGPEGTFRSTVTTADVVELFDVVDGPVLGSADVANHLGCTRDTARRKLDLLEKRGLVASRMVGCTKVFWRVDRSSDLREWLDEDEDA; the protein is encoded by the coding sequence ATGCCCGAGCGCGGCCCGGAGGGGACGTTCAGATCGACGGTCACCACGGCCGACGTCGTCGAACTCTTCGACGTCGTCGACGGCCCGGTGCTGGGATCCGCCGACGTCGCAAATCACCTGGGATGCACGCGGGATACGGCCAGGCGGAAACTCGATTTGCTGGAGAAGCGCGGCCTGGTCGCCTCGCGGATGGTCGGATGCACCAAAGTGTTCTGGCGCGTCGACCGGTCCAGCGACCTCCGGGAGTGGCTCGACGAGGACGAGGATGCGTAG
- a CDS encoding bis(5'-nucleosyl)-tetraphosphatase, which yields MIEATSAGAILFRDTRGRREYLLLKSRPGDWEFPKGGVEGEEELQQTAIREVKEEAGIGDFRLLDGFRKDYDYVFEANGKTIHKTVHLFVAKSYEASAELSNEHRDLQWRDYEQAINTVTQDGPREILEEAHEFLDEKLEETEE from the coding sequence ATGATAGAGGCCACGAGCGCGGGAGCCATCCTCTTTCGCGACACGCGTGGCCGGCGGGAGTACCTGCTGCTCAAGAGCCGCCCGGGCGACTGGGAGTTCCCCAAAGGTGGGGTCGAAGGCGAAGAGGAGCTACAACAGACCGCCATACGCGAAGTGAAAGAGGAGGCCGGGATCGGCGATTTCCGGCTGTTAGACGGCTTTCGCAAAGACTACGACTACGTCTTCGAGGCGAACGGGAAGACCATCCACAAGACGGTCCACCTGTTCGTCGCGAAATCGTACGAGGCGTCGGCAGAACTGTCCAACGAACACCGCGACCTGCAGTGGCGCGACTACGAACAGGCCATCAACACGGTCACGCAGGACGGCCCCCGCGAGATCCTCGAAGAGGCCCACGAGTTCCTCGACGAGAAACTCGAGGAGACCGAGGAGTAA
- a CDS encoding phosphoadenosine phosphosulfate reductase family protein, with the protein MSESESFPDYLDVDYADGEGESPEDYPSVNHKIEKAIEVTKKGLEQYDNPVIMWTGGKDSTLTLYFVKEVADRFDLEVPPVVFIDHYQHFDELIDFCKHWADEWDLDVIWARNEDIGDYVDEHGLEPGDDIPVDALSEHNQHHVRNLLEYEEDTFPFLLDTYVGNHLLKTVALNDTLEEYDVDAVLSGVRWDEQEARADETFFSPRHDPDIYPPHDRVQPILQFAEADVWEAFWNFVVPDTVEGFPEEGYVPQGQDDLPEGIEKDDVPVSPKYFAGFRSLGSEVSTDKSAQEPAWLQDMENTTERAGRAQDKEDLMERLRDLGYM; encoded by the coding sequence ATGTCAGAGTCAGAGAGCTTCCCCGACTACCTCGACGTCGACTACGCCGACGGCGAGGGCGAGTCGCCCGAGGACTATCCCTCCGTCAACCACAAGATCGAGAAGGCGATCGAGGTCACGAAGAAGGGCCTCGAACAGTACGACAACCCGGTCATCATGTGGACCGGCGGCAAGGACTCGACACTGACGCTGTACTTCGTCAAGGAAGTGGCCGACCGTTTCGACCTCGAAGTGCCGCCGGTCGTCTTCATCGACCACTACCAGCACTTCGACGAACTCATCGACTTCTGCAAGCACTGGGCCGACGAGTGGGACCTCGACGTCATCTGGGCGCGCAACGAGGACATCGGGGACTACGTCGACGAACACGGCCTCGAACCGGGCGACGACATCCCGGTCGACGCGCTCTCGGAGCACAACCAGCACCACGTCCGGAACCTGCTGGAGTACGAGGAGGACACGTTCCCGTTCCTGCTCGACACCTACGTCGGCAACCACCTGCTGAAGACCGTCGCGCTCAACGACACCCTCGAGGAGTACGACGTCGACGCCGTCCTCTCGGGCGTCCGCTGGGACGAACAGGAGGCCCGCGCCGACGAGACGTTCTTCTCGCCGCGCCACGACCCCGACATCTACCCGCCCCACGACCGCGTCCAGCCCATCCTCCAGTTCGCCGAGGCCGACGTCTGGGAGGCCTTCTGGAACTTCGTCGTGCCGGACACCGTCGAGGGCTTCCCGGAGGAGGGCTACGTCCCGCAGGGGCAGGACGACCTCCCCGAGGGCATCGAGAAGGACGACGTCCCCGTCTCGCCGAAGTACTTCGCCGGCTTCCGTTCGCTCGGGAGCGAAGTGAGCACCGACAAGTCCGCCCAGGAGCCCGCGTGGCTCCAGGACATGGAGAACACCACCGAACGCGCCGGCCGGGCCCAGGACAAGGAGGACCTCATGGAGCGCCTCCGCGACCTGGGCTACATGTAA
- a CDS encoding uS10/mL48 family ribosomal protein: protein MPFVTKLTLESGDRHRLDDVVDDIKRRASRKGVELKGPHPSPPEHLRVPQSKTLGPGSARFESWEYTVYTRTIEIVGYEDFARDVAGSEYPEGIHVEAEVEQRTHAGN, encoded by the coding sequence ATGCCGTTCGTCACCAAACTCACCCTGGAAAGCGGGGACCGGCACCGTCTCGACGACGTCGTCGACGACATCAAGCGCCGCGCCTCGCGCAAGGGCGTCGAGTTGAAGGGGCCCCACCCGAGCCCGCCCGAGCACCTCCGGGTGCCACAGTCGAAAACCCTCGGCCCCGGGAGTGCCCGCTTCGAGTCCTGGGAGTACACCGTCTACACGCGCACCATCGAGATCGTCGGGTACGAGGACTTCGCCCGCGACGTCGCCGGCAGCGAGTACCCCGAGGGAATCCACGTCGAGGCCGAAGTCGAACAGCGAACGCACGCCGGCAACTGA
- a CDS encoding amidohydrolase gives MDADRFDRLVSLRRELHRHPEPAWCEFYTTARIIDELDRIGVDRQYVGSDLYASEDRLAVPDDDELEHWYDRARDAGADSDVLERLRGGNTGVLAVLEKGDGPTVGLRVDIDGLPREESDDPGHTPADEGFRSETGAMHACGHDAHVVFGIGVLEAIAEGDFEGTLKVLFQPAEEVVGGAKPIAESGHLDDVDSFLAVHVGLDHPTGEVVAGITDFLAVSQFEANFTGDPAHAGGHPARGRNAVQAMAAAVQNLYAIPRNEGGATRVNAGVVEGGTATNIVPEHAAIEGEVRGETTDLMEYMRERADDVLDHAAGMHQCEVSVETTGEAPSADNDDGIVNLAYDVAGEVPSVTSRLRTDPLGGSEDATFLMRRVQEQGGNAAYVAVGTDHPGGHHTATFDVDEDSIAIGVDWLTDTIAALGQSEPASRR, from the coding sequence ATGGACGCCGACCGCTTCGACCGACTCGTCTCGCTCCGCCGCGAGCTACACCGTCACCCGGAGCCTGCGTGGTGCGAGTTCTACACGACCGCGCGAATCATCGACGAACTGGACCGCATCGGCGTCGACCGCCAGTACGTCGGTTCGGACCTCTACGCGTCCGAGGACCGTCTCGCCGTTCCCGACGACGACGAACTCGAACACTGGTACGACCGCGCACGCGATGCCGGCGCTGACTCCGACGTCCTCGAACGACTCCGAGGTGGCAACACCGGCGTCCTCGCCGTACTGGAGAAGGGAGACGGACCGACCGTCGGCCTGCGCGTCGACATCGATGGCCTGCCGCGCGAGGAATCGGACGACCCGGGTCACACTCCCGCGGACGAGGGGTTCCGCTCCGAAACCGGTGCGATGCACGCCTGCGGCCACGACGCCCACGTCGTCTTCGGCATCGGCGTGCTGGAGGCCATCGCCGAGGGCGACTTCGAGGGGACGCTGAAGGTGCTGTTCCAGCCAGCCGAAGAGGTCGTGGGTGGGGCGAAGCCCATTGCAGAAAGCGGCCACCTCGACGACGTCGACTCGTTCCTGGCCGTCCACGTCGGCCTCGACCACCCCACCGGCGAGGTCGTCGCCGGCATCACCGACTTCCTCGCGGTCAGCCAGTTCGAAGCGAACTTCACGGGCGACCCCGCCCACGCCGGCGGGCACCCGGCCAGGGGCCGCAACGCCGTCCAGGCGATGGCCGCCGCGGTCCAGAACCTCTACGCCATTCCCCGGAACGAGGGTGGGGCGACGCGGGTCAACGCCGGCGTCGTCGAGGGTGGCACCGCGACCAACATCGTTCCCGAACACGCCGCCATCGAGGGCGAGGTCCGCGGCGAGACGACGGACCTGATGGAGTACATGCGCGAGCGCGCGGACGACGTCCTCGACCACGCCGCCGGGATGCACCAGTGTGAGGTGTCAGTCGAGACGACGGGCGAGGCGCCCAGCGCCGACAACGACGACGGGATCGTGAATCTGGCTTACGACGTCGCGGGCGAGGTCCCCTCGGTCACGTCCCGTCTCCGGACGGACCCGCTGGGCGGGAGCGAGGACGCGACGTTCCTGATGCGCCGCGTCCAGGAGCAGGGTGGGAACGCGGCGTACGTCGCCGTCGGGACAGACCATCCGGGTGGCCACCACACCGCGACGTTCGACGTCGACGAGGACTCTATCGCCATCGGCGTCGACTGGCTCACAGACACTATCGCAGCGCTCGGACAGTCCGAACCGGCGTCGCGTCGATAG
- a CDS encoding DUF7110 family protein gives MTSRVYRLHSTLELPLEDTYDFFEDADLPPEINDVDITRRNNTLIISAVSDDEEISKYTPTAQLKASVTENRVYEELPEEEEDGPGPSSGPGGPQWGALEEEEEEIPSELVEYACFKGDRETVLQNTALQYPMFLVLCEVARNAEKGTLTAIACVDDELEAVRIVDGEDRPATINVVEEPREDEAAEGVNWRDNKFIS, from the coding sequence ATGACCAGCCGCGTATACAGACTTCACTCGACGCTCGAACTGCCACTGGAAGACACATACGACTTCTTCGAAGACGCGGACCTCCCCCCAGAGATCAACGACGTAGACATCACCCGCCGTAACAATACGCTCATCATCAGCGCGGTGTCGGACGACGAAGAGATCAGCAAGTACACGCCGACGGCTCAGCTGAAAGCCAGCGTCACCGAGAACCGCGTGTACGAGGAACTTCCCGAGGAGGAAGAGGACGGCCCCGGCCCGAGCAGCGGTCCAGGCGGCCCGCAGTGGGGCGCGCTGGAAGAGGAAGAGGAGGAGATTCCCTCGGAACTCGTCGAATACGCCTGTTTCAAGGGCGACCGGGAGACCGTGCTCCAGAACACGGCCCTGCAGTATCCGATGTTCCTGGTACTGTGTGAGGTCGCGCGGAACGCGGAGAAAGGGACCCTTACCGCCATCGCGTGCGTCGACGACGAGCTCGAGGCGGTCCGTATCGTCGACGGCGAGGACCGGCCCGCGACGATCAACGTCGTGGAGGAACCGCGCGAGGACGAAGCCGCCGAGGGCGTCAACTGGCGCGACAACAAGTTCATCTCGTAG